From Persicobacter psychrovividus, the proteins below share one genomic window:
- a CDS encoding T9SS type A sorting domain-containing protein encodes MKLKLYLLFAWMTLLFMPIITYAQNEGASCEEPYVAVVGENISDHRADENQWFSYTAETDQLVSIYTYGYTSNVDSYLEIFSDCETIIKRNDDYNGTYQSYIEHRVLAGETIFIRWRDDYLTSETMVYPWKLDVVDYFEGINCTYPEVVNLGEQTISAGLTTKYFLVDDYSKGYFGIEYNEIQDVSIEFTVYDDCSTRNPSQTTPNDMLTFFSDDQETFLIKAEVDDRRSVQSDLSFNIIQIDEEVGEGAVCNDAIELSIGNFNPHINSPLHTVWYAYQASEATRLKIKKPNDTEAEIKAFWSCNSSSPTEESQDSLSIDLSSGEVVMIQISAPVSGESQGWQSSTESLVGAFCDDPLDAEMSVVYSNPHAEYDLWLEYTATSSGVVEVNLSESGRITRYDFDCSYISDGVINNRFEVTAGESYLLRCGIDQDATVELSERPLAAGDVCDLPKHVSLGTFNNEGAAWLSFTAENDGPIQITPECSGIDNGEEPFVKVITGCDEGDIVELKNFDCNSEEGHQPLTFYAQAGQNYLVFFREFGEGNVSIEEVDGISNGEYCGVARTLTTSDTVQMGNNHVNWFSFTAEEEGKTTVSLTNGNPTSFYLMSGCSEYLDFESAYYLKPSNESFDFYAEVGETYIFRVVSGESAEWTINKIDEYEAGEHCKAPLSATAGINFADNRDERDQWYIYEAFHNGEITISTCDLTTEDTYLRVFTDCENLYDFADDNCGYQQELTLDVEIGDIFYINYGGDFTTGSYRWELTESIEENKLEGSLAISGDLIFDQELMVTLDQVNSTDIQLQWYRGSEPIIGATSVRYTLVKEDIGKYIKVRAISPEKQGTLTGISDTEIHKISTMAPESPVIVMMNNGKLWLQSHEGYEYKLNEGDWQSDPEFSGLTVGEAYLFYQRLMETETHAPSPASEALTFNMEKEFIAGQLSIDGSRVFGSLLTLEIEGQNFTAQEIKWYRNGDQIEGAESKTYILTSDDINAVISVDVASSETYGKLMYEDEEAVTKATQTAPSIPVLDSSDDNSVELLHTEGYEYKMDDGDWQAESSFTGLSVDNTYIFYQRVAETETHFMSEASAGLSITISVLSNDDARKVSIYPNPVKDILNIKLQGTAQVKLLDISGRKWLEKTVIETDGIDVKHLPSGVYFVEVTQHNHSIVTKIIIE; translated from the coding sequence ATGAAACTTAAACTTTACCTGCTATTTGCGTGGATGACTTTGCTATTCATGCCAATAATCACTTATGCTCAAAATGAAGGGGCAAGCTGTGAGGAACCCTATGTGGCTGTTGTTGGCGAGAATATATCTGATCATAGGGCAGATGAAAACCAATGGTTTTCATATACTGCAGAAACGGATCAATTGGTATCTATCTACACCTATGGTTACACCTCAAATGTAGATTCTTATTTAGAGATTTTCTCAGACTGTGAAACCATTATCAAAAGAAACGATGATTATAATGGAACCTATCAGTCGTACATTGAACACCGAGTACTTGCCGGGGAAACAATTTTTATTAGATGGCGGGATGACTACCTCACTTCAGAAACAATGGTTTACCCATGGAAATTAGATGTTGTGGATTATTTTGAGGGCATAAACTGTACATATCCTGAAGTGGTTAATTTAGGAGAGCAAACAATTTCTGCTGGGTTAACAACTAAATATTTTTTGGTGGACGATTATTCTAAAGGATATTTCGGGATAGAATATAATGAAATTCAGGATGTTTCGATAGAGTTTACGGTTTATGATGATTGCAGTACCCGTAATCCATCTCAAACTACACCCAATGATATGCTGACTTTTTTTAGCGATGATCAAGAAACTTTTCTTATCAAAGCCGAGGTCGACGATCGTCGTTCGGTTCAATCAGACCTCTCTTTTAATATCATTCAGATTGATGAAGAAGTAGGTGAGGGAGCAGTTTGTAATGACGCTATTGAATTATCTATCGGGAACTTTAATCCACATATTAACAGTCCGCTACATACAGTTTGGTATGCTTACCAAGCTTCAGAAGCCACCAGGTTAAAGATTAAAAAACCGAACGATACTGAAGCAGAAATTAAAGCTTTTTGGAGTTGTAATAGTAGCTCTCCTACTGAGGAAAGTCAAGATAGCCTTTCAATTGATTTGTCGAGTGGAGAGGTTGTGATGATTCAAATCAGCGCACCCGTTTCTGGAGAAAGCCAAGGCTGGCAATCATCCACCGAAAGCCTTGTAGGGGCATTTTGTGACGATCCTCTTGATGCAGAAATGTCAGTAGTTTATTCGAATCCACATGCAGAATATGATTTATGGTTGGAGTACACGGCTACTTCTTCAGGGGTTGTCGAAGTTAACCTTAGCGAAAGTGGACGTATTACTCGTTATGACTTTGATTGTTCCTATATCTCAGATGGGGTAATTAATAATAGATTTGAGGTTACTGCAGGAGAATCGTATCTTCTGCGCTGTGGAATAGACCAAGACGCCACTGTTGAGTTGAGTGAAAGGCCTTTAGCAGCCGGAGATGTTTGTGATCTACCCAAGCATGTTAGCCTTGGAACATTTAACAATGAGGGAGCTGCGTGGCTTTCATTTACCGCAGAGAATGATGGACCAATCCAAATTACACCTGAGTGTTCTGGCATTGATAACGGAGAGGAGCCATTCGTTAAAGTGATTACCGGTTGTGATGAAGGGGATATTGTTGAATTGAAGAATTTTGATTGTAACTCAGAGGAAGGACATCAGCCATTGACTTTTTATGCGCAAGCTGGACAAAATTATTTGGTCTTTTTTAGAGAGTTTGGCGAGGGGAATGTATCAATCGAAGAGGTTGATGGGATATCAAATGGGGAATACTGTGGTGTGGCCCGTACCTTGACAACCTCTGATACCGTTCAAATGGGCAACAATCACGTTAATTGGTTTAGTTTTACTGCAGAGGAAGAAGGAAAAACGACAGTATCTTTGACGAACGGAAATCCCACCTCTTTTTACCTCATGAGTGGATGCTCGGAATACCTTGATTTTGAAAGTGCATATTATTTAAAACCTTCGAATGAATCTTTTGATTTTTATGCAGAAGTTGGTGAAACATATATTTTTAGGGTAGTATCAGGGGAATCTGCTGAATGGACTATCAACAAAATTGATGAATACGAAGCAGGAGAACACTGTAAGGCACCGCTTTCCGCTACAGCAGGAATTAATTTCGCTGATAATCGGGATGAAAGAGATCAGTGGTATATTTATGAAGCTTTTCACAATGGGGAAATCACAATTTCTACTTGCGATTTGACGACTGAAGATACTTACCTCAGAGTATTTACTGATTGTGAAAATCTATATGATTTTGCAGATGATAATTGTGGTTATCAGCAAGAATTAACGTTGGATGTTGAAATCGGGGATATATTTTATATCAATTATGGAGGAGATTTTACCACTGGATCTTACCGGTGGGAGCTCACTGAGTCAATAGAAGAAAATAAATTAGAAGGTTCTTTGGCAATTTCAGGAGACCTTATTTTTGATCAAGAGCTTATGGTGACTTTAGATCAGGTAAATAGTACCGATATTCAACTGCAATGGTACAGAGGTAGTGAGCCAATTATTGGAGCGACATCGGTGCGATATACCCTTGTAAAGGAAGATATAGGAAAATATATAAAGGTAAGGGCGATTAGTCCAGAAAAGCAAGGGACATTAACCGGTATTTCTGATACTGAAATTCATAAAATAAGTACAATGGCGCCGGAGTCGCCGGTCATTGTAATGATGAATAATGGTAAACTATGGCTTCAAAGTCACGAAGGTTATGAATATAAATTGAATGAAGGCGATTGGCAGTCAGATCCGGAGTTTTCAGGCCTGACAGTTGGTGAAGCTTATTTGTTCTATCAGCGATTAATGGAGACCGAAACACATGCTCCGTCGCCAGCAAGTGAGGCGTTAACATTTAACATGGAGAAAGAATTTATTGCTGGGCAATTAAGTATTGATGGTTCACGCGTTTTTGGTTCATTACTCACTTTGGAGATCGAAGGGCAAAACTTCACAGCTCAGGAGATCAAATGGTACAGGAATGGTGACCAAATAGAAGGCGCAGAATCTAAAACATATATATTAACTTCGGATGATATTAATGCAGTCATAAGTGTAGATGTTGCTTCTTCCGAAACCTATGGAAAATTGATGTATGAAGACGAAGAGGCCGTAACAAAAGCCACTCAAACAGCGCCAAGCATACCTGTGTTGGATTCTTCAGATGATAACAGCGTAGAGCTTCTTCACACGGAAGGCTATGAATATAAGATGGATGATGGTGATTGGCAGGCAGAGTCGTCCTTTACAGGCTTATCAGTTGACAATACTTATATATTCTACCAGCGGGTAGCGGAAACGGAAACGCATTTTATGTCAGAAGCCAGTGCTGGTCTAAGCATAACAATAAGCGTATTAAGTAATGACGATGCACGCAAGGTTAGCATTTATCCAAACCCTGTGAAGGATATTCTGAATATTAAGCTTCAGGGCACTGCTCAGGTAAAATTATTGGATATTTCTGGACGTAAATGGCTGGAAAAAACAGTAATTGAAACAGATGGGATTGATGTTAAACACTTACCATCAGGGGTGTATTTTGTTGAGGTTACTCAGCACAATCATTCAATAGTTACCAAAATAATAATTGAGTAG
- a CDS encoding SPFH domain-containing protein gives MTTFLGILALLLAMGAFVLSKLDTEDRLPVLLRGITSVHAYVLMSIGLLLMLFKSLFFFADRGFNYLLVSPTGHMSAVMEQGIKWRGFAKIDKWQKYIDVKVVSKSTESDENELEGIMSPIPVRFIDQVTALGHVSLRFQLPEDESTFVQLAVKYRTMSNLVNNTIIPTVREQLINTGYMFAAQNYISGEAQSFRQTFEEQLKHGTYAVNKIEARDTVFHEIEMTNRQRTIKEIQTSYHVEKILENGIPKRIPHELSENNIIVSQVIVDKIDLESTFKQRLEAQRDESAKRQLEQQKIETAKAEQQRIVAQGERDKAAERVTQEKEQVKALIAIETKLKQEETNKKLAAIALETERLNAQKQKVTADAEAYEISKKVTAGITPEVKLQMELNRDIKVAAEIAKIKFPETMIIGGSGGKGASTPLESLIGAAMAKQLKTEN, from the coding sequence ATGACAACTTTTTTAGGCATCTTGGCCTTATTGTTGGCGATGGGAGCTTTTGTACTTTCAAAATTGGATACAGAAGACCGTCTGCCTGTTTTACTTCGCGGAATTACCAGTGTTCATGCTTATGTATTGATGAGCATTGGATTGTTACTGATGTTATTCAAATCATTGTTTTTTTTTGCTGACCGTGGTTTTAATTACCTGCTTGTTTCCCCCACTGGGCATATGAGTGCCGTTATGGAGCAAGGGATAAAATGGCGGGGATTTGCCAAGATTGACAAATGGCAGAAATATATTGATGTAAAGGTGGTCAGTAAATCCACGGAGTCGGATGAAAATGAACTTGAAGGCATCATGTCACCCATACCGGTTCGGTTTATTGACCAGGTAACCGCTTTGGGGCATGTATCCCTACGCTTTCAGTTACCTGAAGACGAAAGCACCTTTGTTCAGCTGGCTGTCAAATACCGTACGATGAGCAACCTTGTCAACAACACCATTATCCCAACGGTACGCGAGCAGTTGATTAACACGGGCTATATGTTTGCGGCTCAAAATTATATTTCAGGAGAGGCACAATCCTTTCGTCAGACTTTTGAGGAGCAGTTAAAACATGGGACTTATGCGGTAAATAAAATTGAGGCCAGAGATACAGTATTTCATGAGATTGAAATGACAAATCGCCAACGGACCATCAAGGAAATTCAGACCAGTTATCATGTAGAAAAGATCCTTGAAAATGGTATTCCAAAGCGTATTCCACATGAGTTGTCTGAAAACAACATTATCGTTTCTCAGGTGATTGTGGATAAAATAGACCTGGAATCTACCTTTAAGCAACGCCTTGAAGCGCAGCGTGACGAGTCGGCAAAACGCCAGCTTGAGCAACAAAAAATTGAAACAGCGAAAGCGGAGCAGCAGCGTATTGTAGCACAGGGGGAGCGGGATAAAGCGGCTGAACGTGTAACACAGGAGAAAGAGCAGGTTAAAGCCCTTATTGCTATTGAAACCAAGCTGAAGCAAGAGGAAACCAATAAAAAATTGGCAGCGATTGCTTTGGAAACCGAGCGCCTTAACGCTCAAAAGCAAAAAGTAACAGCAGATGCTGAGGCCTATGAAATCTCTAAAAAAGTTACCGCCGGTATTACACCGGAAGTGAAACTTCAAATGGAACTGAACAGGGATATTAAAGTGGCGGCTGAAATTGCTAAAATCAAATTCCCCGAAACAATGATCATCGGAGGCAGTGGCGGCAAAGGTGCAAGCACACCTTTGGAAAGTCTGATTGGTGCAGCAATGGCCAAACAACTAAAAACAGAAAATTAA
- a CDS encoding solute carrier family 26 protein — protein MKLKTYLPISNWLPTYKRAQLSGDLSAGVTVGVMLIPQGMAYAMIAGLPPVYGLYAALIPQLMYALFGTSRQLAVGPVAMDSLLVAAGLSTLAIQGTENYIALALLLSFMVGSIQLIFGLLKMGFLVNFLSKPIISGFTIAAALIIGINQLRHVLGVSLPVQNHPIELLYHTLLNLPQIHWPTFIMAIAGILLMVGLKKIHRSIPSALVVVALSILVVQFGNLETRGVQIIGTIPSGLPSFALPFHTLDMIYELLPIAFTVAMVAFMESIAVAKSIQAKHADTYQINNNQELIGLGISNMAGSFFGAYPTAGGFGRSAVNNEAGAQTNMANIISAALVAMTLLFFTELFFYLPKAILGAIILVAVTKLIDLDYLKYLWRSSKEDFLLLSLTFLITLIWGVKAGIMGGVLCALLALIRRTAYPHIAVLGRLASTDDYRNVRRFKQTEQDPAVLIIRQDAAMHFANIAIFTATLQEEILKKGAPLKLIILHCGSIPHIDTTALQSLELLVTSMKKQQIAVYFTHVIGPVRDLFVKSNFLHNIGEDHFFSDVTTAVDYFYQQHKTRNPAKLQIAMQSNVRPEK, from the coding sequence ATGAAACTAAAAACCTATCTTCCAATCAGCAATTGGCTCCCCACTTATAAAAGGGCACAACTCAGCGGCGACCTTTCTGCTGGTGTGACCGTGGGTGTAATGCTCATCCCTCAAGGAATGGCCTATGCCATGATTGCCGGTTTGCCTCCTGTTTACGGTTTATATGCTGCACTGATCCCCCAGCTAATGTATGCGCTCTTCGGGACTTCCCGTCAGCTTGCGGTAGGTCCGGTGGCCATGGATTCCCTGCTCGTCGCTGCAGGTTTATCCACTTTGGCGATCCAGGGAACTGAAAACTACATTGCCCTCGCCCTGCTGCTTTCCTTTATGGTAGGTAGTATTCAACTGATTTTCGGTCTACTCAAAATGGGATTTTTAGTCAACTTTCTCTCAAAACCCATCATTAGCGGATTTACCATTGCTGCCGCACTTATTATCGGTATCAACCAGTTGAGGCATGTCTTGGGGGTATCGCTTCCAGTCCAAAACCATCCGATAGAACTCCTATACCATACACTTTTGAACCTTCCGCAAATACATTGGCCAACCTTTATAATGGCCATCGCAGGTATATTGCTAATGGTCGGGCTAAAAAAAATTCATCGATCGATACCCTCCGCACTGGTTGTTGTGGCCTTGAGTATTTTAGTCGTACAATTTGGGAATCTGGAAACAAGGGGTGTGCAGATCATCGGAACAATTCCTTCAGGCTTGCCCTCATTTGCGTTACCATTCCATACTTTAGACATGATCTACGAATTACTACCCATCGCATTTACCGTGGCGATGGTCGCATTTATGGAGTCCATTGCCGTCGCAAAATCGATACAAGCAAAACATGCCGACACCTATCAGATCAATAATAACCAGGAACTGATCGGTCTTGGGATCAGTAATATGGCAGGTTCATTTTTCGGTGCCTACCCTACCGCTGGAGGCTTTGGCCGTTCAGCAGTGAATAATGAAGCAGGTGCCCAGACCAATATGGCCAATATCATCAGTGCTGCGCTTGTCGCCATGACTTTACTCTTTTTTACAGAGCTGTTTTTCTATCTTCCAAAAGCCATTTTAGGGGCCATTATTTTGGTGGCAGTAACGAAACTAATTGATTTGGACTATCTGAAATATTTATGGCGATCGAGTAAAGAAGATTTCCTGCTGTTGAGCCTTACTTTCCTTATTACCCTCATTTGGGGTGTAAAAGCAGGAATTATGGGAGGAGTACTCTGTGCCCTGTTAGCCCTAATCCGCAGAACTGCTTATCCGCATATCGCTGTTTTGGGGCGTTTGGCCTCGACGGATGACTACCGAAATGTACGTCGGTTTAAACAGACTGAACAAGATCCTGCGGTGCTAATTATCCGTCAGGATGCCGCAATGCACTTTGCCAATATTGCTATATTTACAGCAACACTTCAGGAAGAAATTCTGAAGAAAGGGGCGCCTTTAAAATTAATCATTCTTCATTGTGGAAGCATTCCTCATATCGACACCACCGCATTACAAAGCCTGGAGTTATTGGTCACTTCCATGAAAAAGCAACAAATAGCAGTATATTTTACCCATGTGATTGGCCCAGTACGCGATCTGTTTGTGAAGTCCAATTTTTTGCACAACATTGGAGAAGATCATTTTTTCAGCGATGTTACCACCGCCGTCGATTATTTCTATCAGCAACACAAAACAAGAAACCCTGCCAAATTACAGATTGCAATGCAAAGTAATGTCAGGCCTGAAAAATAA
- a CDS encoding MBL fold metallo-hydrolase, with the protein MKIEQIYTGCLAQGAYYIESAGEAAIIDPLRESQPYIEKAGQAKIKYIFETHFHADFVSGHVSLAEKTGASIVFGPLADTAFTSITAKDGQEFEVGKVKIKVLHTPGHTAESSTFLLINEEGEEHAIFTGDTLFIGDVGRPDLAVKSDLTAEDLAGMLYESLRNKIMPLPDHILVYPAHGAGSACGKNMSKETYDLLGHQKQVNYALRADMTKEEFVAAVTHGLPAAPQYFPKNVALNKGGYEDLERVMLRGNIALNPADFLLKAQATNALTLDTRAPQRFKDGHIPNSINIGIDGGFAPWVGALILDLKQPILIVAEEGRSEEIITRLSRVGYDQTIGYLEGGIDAWKAAGQTIQTITSISATEFSELLTATESVLDVRKTGEYLSEHIDLEGVISAPLDTINDWWPTLDKNKTYYVHCAGGYRSMITASILKSRGIDRIIDIAGGFKAIKATNVPKTTAVCPSTLR; encoded by the coding sequence ATGAAAATAGAACAGATTTATACCGGATGCCTGGCGCAAGGTGCCTACTACATCGAATCGGCAGGAGAAGCCGCAATCATTGACCCTTTAAGGGAGTCGCAACCCTATATCGAAAAAGCAGGACAGGCAAAGATAAAATACATTTTTGAAACGCATTTTCATGCGGATTTCGTCTCTGGACATGTGAGTCTCGCCGAGAAAACCGGGGCTTCCATCGTATTTGGACCGCTTGCAGATACGGCATTCACTTCCATAACAGCCAAAGATGGTCAAGAATTTGAGGTCGGGAAAGTGAAAATAAAAGTGCTGCATACTCCAGGACACACGGCGGAATCGTCCACATTTTTACTGATCAATGAGGAAGGAGAAGAACATGCGATCTTTACCGGCGACACCCTCTTTATTGGCGATGTTGGCCGACCTGACTTAGCGGTAAAATCTGACCTGACGGCCGAGGACCTCGCTGGTATGCTGTATGAATCCCTCAGGAATAAAATTATGCCCCTGCCTGATCATATTTTGGTGTACCCCGCCCATGGCGCCGGCTCAGCCTGTGGCAAAAATATGAGCAAAGAAACCTATGACCTGCTCGGGCATCAGAAGCAGGTAAATTATGCCCTGCGTGCCGATATGACCAAAGAGGAGTTCGTTGCAGCGGTAACCCATGGACTGCCTGCCGCACCACAATATTTCCCGAAAAATGTGGCACTGAATAAGGGGGGCTATGAAGATCTTGAGCGCGTGATGCTGCGAGGAAATATCGCGTTGAATCCTGCTGATTTTTTGCTGAAGGCACAAGCAACCAACGCCCTGACACTCGATACAAGAGCTCCACAGCGGTTTAAAGATGGCCACATTCCCAACAGCATCAATATTGGTATTGATGGCGGATTTGCCCCGTGGGTAGGGGCGCTGATCCTGGATTTAAAGCAGCCGATCCTTATTGTTGCTGAGGAAGGGCGATCCGAAGAAATTATCACCCGCCTTTCTCGCGTGGGTTATGATCAGACCATCGGTTACCTTGAAGGGGGAATCGATGCCTGGAAAGCTGCCGGTCAAACCATTCAGACAATCACCTCCATTTCCGCAACGGAATTTTCTGAGCTGCTGACGGCTACTGAGTCCGTGCTCGACGTTCGAAAAACAGGGGAATACCTTTCAGAACATATCGATCTTGAGGGGGTGATCAGTGCGCCACTGGATACGATCAACGACTGGTGGCCTACGCTCGATAAAAACAAAACCTACTACGTGCACTGTGCTGGAGGTTACCGTTCGATGATCACAGCTTCTATTCTAAAATCAAGGGGCATTGATCGCATCATTGACATTGCCGGAGGATTTAAGGCGATTAAAGCCACCAATGTACCGAAAACTACTGCGGTGTGTCCGTCCACTTTGAGGTAA